From Coffea arabica cultivar ET-39 chromosome 2e, Coffea Arabica ET-39 HiFi, whole genome shotgun sequence, the proteins below share one genomic window:
- the LOC113724705 gene encoding protein DETOXIFICATION 35-like, whose protein sequence is MAYLIAREYDRDFQEMHNKALSGLLESAKIEKHKQNAKEEGSNGLPSEESSPKSMHVLDIESPILPKGPSSQEVVLHEAPSAVLVNGEAEGDYPPVRGFEDAMNICYVESLKLWSIAGPIVFNILCNYGINSFTNIFVGHIGDVELSAIAISLSVIANLSFGFLFGMSSALETLCGHAFGAGQVEMLGIYMQRSWIILIGACFSLMPLYIYSTPILKLLGQRDDIADMAGTFSMQIIPQMFSLAINFSTQKFLQAQSKVGILAWVGCVALIIHIGALYLFISVFKWGTAGAAAAYDVSGWIISLAQVVYIVGWCQDAWKGLSWLAFKEIWSFVKLSVASAVMLCLEIWYFMSIIVLTGHLGDPILAVGSLSICMNVNGWEGMLFIGINAAISVRVSNELGSGHPRGAKYSVYVTVAQSLLIGILCMVAIMVAKNHFAILFTSSEKMQKAVADLAYLLSVTLVLNSVQPVISGVAVGGGWQGLVAYINMSCYYVIGLPLGYLLGYNAKLGVQGIWMGMIFGTFLQTLVLCFVVWKTDWNEEVAHASERMRKWGGIVEECESR, encoded by the exons ATGGCCTACTTAATAGCTAGGGAGTATGACAGAGACTTCCAAGAAATGCATAACAAAGCTTTGTCCG GTCTTTTAGAAAGTGCAAAGATTGAGAAACATAAACAGAATGCTAAAGAAGAGGGCAGCAATGGCTTACCCTCTGAAGAATCATCACCCAAGTCCATGCATGTATTGGATATCGAGTCACCAATACTCCCTAAGGGTCCCTCCTCCCAAGAGGTTGTTCTCCATGAGGCCCCCTCCGCCGTGTTAGTTAATGGTGAGGCAGAAGGAGATTATCCTCCAGTTCGTGGATTTGAGGATGCAATGAATATATGTTATGTTGAATCTTTGAAACTTTGGTCTATAGCTGGTCCAATTGTTTTCAACATTCTCTGTAACTATGGAATAAATTCATTCACTAATATTTTTGTTGGGCATATTGGGGATGTGGAGCTCTCTGCAATCGCAATCTCTTTGTCAGTTATTGCCAACCTCTCATTCGGTTTCTTG TTTGGGATGAGCAGTGCACTGGAAACACTATGCGGGCATGCATTTGGGGCTGGCCAAGTAGAAATGCTTGGGATATACATGCAAAGGTCTTGGATAATCCTAATAGGTGCCTGTTTCAGCTTGATGCCACTTTACATTTATTCAACACCTATCTTAAAGCTCCTAGGCCAAAGAGATGATATTGCAGATATGGCTGGAACATTTTCCATGCAAATTATTCCTCAGATGTTTTCCCTAGCCATCAATTTTTCCACCCAGAAGTTCTTACAAGCACAGAGTAAGGTTGGGATTCTAGCGTGGGTTGGCTGTGTCGCCCTCATCATACACATTGGGGCTCTTTATCTCTTCATTAGCGTATTCAAATGGGGCACGGCTGGTGCAGCTGCAGCTTATGACGTTTCTGGCTGGATAATTTCTTTGGCTCAGGTTgtatatattgtaggttggtgCCAAGATGCATGGAAGGGACTTTCTTGGTTAGCTTTCAAGGAGATTTGGTCTTTCGTAAAGCTTTCTGTAGCCTCAGCAGTGATGCTTTGCCTAGAAATTTGGTATTTTATGAGCATTATTGTTCTCACGGGACACCTTGGAGACCCTATTCTAGCAGTTGGCTCCCTATCTATTTG CATGAACGTGAATGGTTGGGAAGGAATGCTATTCATTGGAATTAATGCAGCAATTAg TGTTCGTGTTTCGAACGAGCTAGGATCTGGACATCCAAGGGGAGCTAAATATTCAGTCTATGTAACTGTAGCTCAATCTCTACTTATTGGGATCCTCTGCATGGTGGCTATAATGGTAGCCAAGAACCATTTTGCTATTCTATTCACCAGCAGTGAGAAAATGCAGAAAGCTGTTGCAGATTTGGCGTACCTTCTCAGTGTAACCCTTGTGCTTAATAGTGTCCAGCCAGTAATATCAG GTGTGGCTGTTGGTGGAGGATGGCAAGGACTGGTGGCCTATATTAATATGTCTTGTTATTATGTTATTGGTCTTCCTCTTGGATATCTTCTAGGTTACAACGCAAAATTAGGAGTTCAG GGAATATGGATGGGAATGATTTTTGGAACTTTTTTACAAACTTTAGTCCTTTGCTTTGTTGTGTGGAAAACTGATTGGAATGAAGAG GTAGCACATGCATCAGAACGGATGCGAAAGTGGGGCGGGATAGTTGAAGAATGTGAATCCAGGTGA
- the LOC113728090 gene encoding G-type lectin S-receptor-like serine/threonine-protein kinase SD2-2, with amino-acid sequence MLLELTRNHTKIPKKMPTLSLILPLLLISTAFALSTTAELLKSRKQDVKPSHLSKTSQEFRGRLKDSIKLESLQRSRLVLAGNTTIFSENRTFELGFFRTDDESKWYLGIWYASIPTPTYVWVANRENPIKNLTSASVEITQDGKLALKEEDSRTIIWESDNLEKAIEARLLEQGNLVLYSSNGDKVWQSFDYPTDTWLPGMNLTADQLLTCWKSSNDPSPGKYSLRLMPLDYGEIALVYTSNDNNSTNIYWSTGNWTGNAFSGVPEMTVPYIYRFHFGNPFTPMASFGYTEVSLDNGLSPPLTRFQVDHTGQLKQFTWSPQSEYWNMFWSQPENLCRVYALCGNFGFCNAKLLSPCSCLMGFKPVDDVSWDAGDFSNGCRRQSGDVCGKNDGFEDAGVVSYEGAVVLSFTGTRSECEKMCIRNCSCIGLHYNERANLCKNLYGSLLNLRNLTSDSTLEEKLYLRVPGNNAEVKNKMKLVLLEAICGFLVILVIGVIVLLFLRRRRRIKKRKQEEEEEGVFPVTNLKVFSYKELHAATKGFSDKLGHGGFGAVFQGELSDSTLVAVKRLEKPGGGEKEFRAEVCTIGNIQHVNLVRLRGFCSENSHRLLVYDFMPNGPLSVYLRRDGKNLSWDARFRIAIGTARGIAYLHEECRNCIIHCDIKPENILLDEDFSAKVSDFGLAKLIGRDFSRVLATMRGTWGYVAPEWISGVAITTKADVYSYGMTLLELLGGRRNVEGPPSAGGGGGVGTEKWFFPPWAAREIIEGNVAAVVDERLGNIYNIAEAQRAALVAVWCIQDDESIRPTMGMVVKMLEGVVEVTVPPPPKLLQALVSGESFHGVGVDSSSKVYNDDGGVSDDNGQLSMNSKDSRSSV; translated from the coding sequence ATGCTTCTTGAATTAACGCGTAACCATActaaaattcccaaaaaaatgCCAACTTTATCTCTCATACTTCCTTTGCTTCTGATTTCAACAGCATTTGCCCTCAGCACCACTGCAGAActactaaaatcaagaaaacaggaTGTAAAGCCGTCCCATTTATCTAAAACCAGCCAAGAATTTAGGGGAAGGTTAAAAGATAGCATAAAGTTAGAGTCTTTGCAAAGATCCCGTCTTGTACTTGCTGGAAATACCACAATTTTCAGTGAGAACAGGACATTTGAGTTGGGATTTTTCCGTACTGATGATGAGTCCAAATGGTACTTGGGGATATGGTATGCTTCAATTCCAACCCCGACTTATGTTTGGGTTGCAAACAGGGAAAATCCCATCAAGAATTTAACTTCAGCTAGTGTGGAAATCACTCAGGATGGGAAGTTAGCTCTGAAGGAAGAAGATTCAAGAACCATTATTTGGGAAAGTGACAATCTTGAGAAAGCAATCGAGGCAAGGCTTCTGGAGCAGGGAAATTTAGTGCTTTACTCGAGTAATGGTGACAAAGTTTGGCAAAGCTTTGATTATCCAACTGACACGTGGCTTCCTGGCATGAACTTGACAGCAGACCAGTTGCTGACTTGTTGGAAGAGTTCCAATGATCCATCACCTGGGAAGTATTCCCTGAGATTGATGCCACTTGATTACGGTGAGATTGCTCTTGTATATACTAGTAATGATAACAATAGTACTAATATTTATTGGTCAACTGGGAATTGGACTGGAAATGCATTTTCCGGGGTGCCGGAAATGACTGTTCCTTACATTTATAGGTTTCATTTTGGCAACCCCTTTACTCCTATGGCATCATTTGGATATACGGAGGTATCATTGGATAATGGTTTGAGTCCACCTCTTACTAGGTTCCAGGTGGACCACACTGGCCAATTGAAGCAATTCACGTGGTCCCCTCAGAGTGAGTATTGGAACATGTTCTGGTCACAGCCTGAAAATTTGTGTAGAGTTTATGCATTGTGTGGGAATTTTGGGTTCTGTAATGCTAAATTGTTAAGTCCATGTAGCTGCTTGATGGGGTTTAAGCCAGTAGATGATGTTTCATGGGATGCAGGGGACTTTTCCAATGGTTGTCGCCGCCAAAGTGGTGATGTTTGTGGTAAGAATGATGGTTTTGAGGATGCAGGTGTGGTGAGCTATGAGGGAGCAGTGGTGTTGTCATTTACTGGAACCAGGAGTGAGTGTGAGAAAATGTGTATAAGAAATTGTTCATGTATTGGTTTGCATTACAATGAGAGAGCAAATTTGTGCAAGAACTTGTATGGCTCACTCCTGAATCTTAGAAATCTTACTTCTGATAGCACACTCGAGGAAAAACTTTACTTAAGGGTGCCAGGAAACAACGCTGAGgtgaagaacaagatgaaactTGTACTTCTTGAAGCAATTTGcgggtttttagtgattctagTAATAGGAGTAATCGTATTGTTGTTTCtgcggaggaggaggaggattaAGAAAAGGAAGcaggaagaggaagaggaaggtGTTTTTCCAGTGACAAATTTGAAGGTATTTTCCTATAAAGAGCTTCATGCTGCTACTAAGGGATTCTCAGATAAGCTTGGCCATGGTGGCTTTGGGGCAGTGTTCCAAGGGGAACTGTCAGATTCTACACTAGTGGCTGTGAAGAGACTTGAAAAACCAGGCGGTGGAGAGAAGGAATTTCGTGCAGAAGTCTGCACAATTGGGAATATTCAGCATGTAAATCTGGTTAGATTGAGGGGGTTTTGTTCTGAAAATTCTCATAGGCTGCTAGTCTATGATTTCATGCCAAATGGTCCTCTCAGTGTGTATCTGAGGCGGGATGGTAAGAACTTGAGTTGGGATGCCAGATTTCGTATAGCGATTGGTACTGCAAGAGGCATTGCTTATTTACACGAGGAATGTCGAAATTGTATAATACATTGTGATATTAAGCCTGAGAACATTTTGTTAGATGAAGATTTCTCAGCAAAAGTGTCAGATTTTGGGTTGGCAAAGCTGATTGGTAGGGACTTCAGTAGAGTGTTAGCCACCATGAGAGGAACGTGGGGATATGTTGCACCTGAGTGGATCTCTGGTGTGGCGATCACCACCAAAGCAGATGTATATAGCTATGGCATGACTTTACTGGAATTGCTAGGTGGCAGGCGCAATGTAGAGGGGCCACCTTCAGCTGGTGGCGGTGGAGGGGTTGGAACAGAAAAATGGTTTTTTCCACCTTGGGCAGCTCGTGAAATTATAGAAGGTAATGTGGCTGCCGTGGTTGATGAGAGGCTTGGCAACATATACAACATAGCAGAGGCGCAGCGTGCAGCTCTGGTAGCAGTCTGGTGCATCCAGGATGATGAATCAATTAGGCCAACAATGGGAATGGTGGTAAAAATGCTGGAAGGAGTAGTTGAAGTAACAGTCCCACCACCACCAAAATTACTTCAAGCATTAGTATCTGGGGAGTCATTTCACGGTGTAGGTGTTGATTCCAGCAGCAAGGTATATAATGATGATGGTGGGGTTTCAGATGATAATGGCCAGCTTTCCATGAATTCCAAGGATTCGCGGTCATCCGTATGA